GGTGGATGCGGCGGTGGGACCCGTTTACGGGGTGGATAAAGTTCCACCGTGCGAGTTGCCGAATCCGGCGTCGCCCAGCTGTAGGCCTTGCAAACAACTCGAGCGAAGACAGTGAGTTCATGGACCTTTTCGAGTATCAAGCGAAAGAACTGTTCGTTAAGCACAACGTACCTACCTCGCCCGGGCGGGTAACCGACACCGCCGAGGGTGCGAAGCAGATCGCGACCGAAGTCGGGGCGCCGGTGATGGTCAAGGCGCAGGTCAAGGTTGGCGGCCGGGGCAAGGCCGGCGGCGTCAAATACGCCGCGACGCCCGACGACGCTTACGAGCACGCCAAGAACATCCTCGGCCTGGACATTAAGGGCCACATCGTGAAGAAGTTGCTGGTCGCCGAGGCCAGTGAGATTGCCGAGGAGTACTACGTCTCGTTCCTGCTCGATCGCGCCAACCGCACTTACCTGGCGATGTGTTCCGTCGAGGGCGGTATGGAAATCGAAGAGGTGGCCGCCACCAAGCCCGAGCGGTTGGCGAAGGTTCCGGTGAGCGCCGTCAAGGGCGTCGACCTCGCATTCGCCCGCTCCATCGCCGAGCAGGGCCACCTGCCGGCCGAGGTGCTCGACGCCGCCGCGGTGACCATCCAGAAACTGTGGGAGCTCTTCGTCGCCGAGGACGCCACCCTGGTTGAGGTCAACCCGCTGGTGCGGACCCCGGATGACCAAATCCTGGCGCTGGACGGCAAGGTCACCCTGGACGCCAACGCCGACTTCCGTCAGCCCGGTCACGCCGAGTTCGAGGATCGCGACGCCACCGACCCGCTGGAGCTCAAGGCCAAGGAGCACGACCTCAACTACGTCAAGCTGGACGGCTCGGTCGGCATCATCGGTAACGGCGCGGGTCTGGTGATGTCGACGCTCGATGTGGTGGCCTACGCCGGTGAGAAGCACGGCGGGGTGAAGCCGGCCAACTTCCTGGACATCGGCGGCGGCGCTTCAGCGGAGGTGATGGCCGCGGGGCTGGACGTGATTTTGAACGACAAGCAGGTCAAAAGCGTCTTCGTCAACGTGTTCGGCGGCATCACCAGCTGCGACGCCGTCGCCAACGGGATCGTGACCGCATTGAACATGCTCGGTGACGAGGCCAACAAGCCGCTCGTGGTGCGGCTCGACGGCAACAACGTCGACGAGGGCCGTCAAATCCTTGCCCAAGCCAACCACCCGCTGGTGATCCAGGCCGAGACCATGGACGCTGGCGCCGACAAAGCCGCCGAGCTGGCGAACAAGTAAGGGAGCCAAGCCATGTCGATCTTTTTGAACAAAGACTCGAAGGTCATCGTCCAGGGCATCACCGGCGGCGAAGGGACCAAGCA
This Mycobacterium simiae DNA region includes the following protein-coding sequences:
- the sucC gene encoding ADP-forming succinate--CoA ligase subunit beta, with translation MDLFEYQAKELFVKHNVPTSPGRVTDTAEGAKQIATEVGAPVMVKAQVKVGGRGKAGGVKYAATPDDAYEHAKNILGLDIKGHIVKKLLVAEASEIAEEYYVSFLLDRANRTYLAMCSVEGGMEIEEVAATKPERLAKVPVSAVKGVDLAFARSIAEQGHLPAEVLDAAAVTIQKLWELFVAEDATLVEVNPLVRTPDDQILALDGKVTLDANADFRQPGHAEFEDRDATDPLELKAKEHDLNYVKLDGSVGIIGNGAGLVMSTLDVVAYAGEKHGGVKPANFLDIGGGASAEVMAAGLDVILNDKQVKSVFVNVFGGITSCDAVANGIVTALNMLGDEANKPLVVRLDGNNVDEGRQILAQANHPLVIQAETMDAGADKAAELANK